The following proteins come from a genomic window of Populus alba chromosome 12, ASM523922v2, whole genome shotgun sequence:
- the LOC118060497 gene encoding large ribosomal subunit protein eL36y, giving the protein MAPKQPNTGLFVGLNKGHVVTKKDLAPRPSDRKGKSSKRVLFVRSLIREVAGFAPYEKRITELLKVGKDKRALKVAKRKLGTHKRAKRKREEMSNVLRKMRAAGGGEKKK; this is encoded by the exons ATGGCTCCAAAACAGCCAAATACGGGTCTTTTTGTGGGTTTGAATAAGGGGCATGTAGTCACGAAGAAGGATTTAGCTCCACGTCCTTCTGATCGCAAAGGG AAATCTAGCAAAAGAGTTCTCTTTGTCAGGAGTTTGATCAGGGAAGTTGCTGGCTTTGCGCCTTACGAGAAGAGGATCACCGAGCTCCTCAAGGTTGGCAAGGACAAGCGTGCTTTGAAGGTTGCTAAGAGAAAGCTTGGGACGCACAAGAGAGCTAAGAGGAAGCGTGAGGAGATGTCCAATGTTCTCCGCAAGATGAG GGCTGCTGGAGGTGGTGAGAAGAAAAAGTGA
- the LOC118060494 gene encoding uncharacterized protein, with the protein MSILCGVPLLECVYCLACARWAWKRCLHTAGHDSETWGLATAEEFEPIPRLCRYILAVYEDDLRHPLWEPPGGYGLKPDWLILRRTYEDTHGRAPPYILYLDHDHADIVLAVRGLNLARESDYAVLLDNKLGKRKIDGGYVHNGLLKAAGWVLDAECDILKELVEKYPNYTLTFTGHSLGSGVAAMLALVVVLRHDKLGNIDRRRIRCYAVAPARCMSLNLAVRYADVINSVVLQDDFLPRTATPLEDIFKSLFCLPCLLCLRCMRDTCIPDEKMIKDPRRLYAPGRLYHIVERKPFRLGRIPPVVRTAVPVDGRFEHIVLSCNATSDHAIIWIEREAQRAMDIMVEKDHIMEIPAKQRMERQETLAREHSEEYRAALQRAVTLSVPHAYSPSKYGTFDEVEEGEDSNRSSGESSFGSSKTSKIRENWDELIERLFDRDVSGHMALKKSQRDG; encoded by the exons ATGTCAATCTTATGTGGCGTACCTCTCCTTGAGTGTGTGTATTGTCTAGCTTGTGCTCGATGGGCGTGGAAACGATGTCTCCACACTGCAGGTCATGACAGTGAGACTTGGGGTCTTGCAACTGCTGAAGAATTCGAGCCAATTCCTCGCCTTTGCCGCTATATTCTAGCTGTTTATGAAGATGATCTTCGGCACCCTCTTTGGGAACCTCCTGGAGGGTATGGACTAAAGCCAGATTGGTTAATCCTAAGAAGAACATACGAAGATACTCATGGAAGGGCGCCACCATATATATTGTATCTTGATCATGATCATGCTGATATAGTTCTAGCTGTCAGGGGCCTTAATTTGGCAAGGGAGAGTGACTATGCTGTACTTTTGGATAATAAGCTAGGGAAAAGGAAAATTGATGGTGGGTATGTCCACAATGGGCTATTGAAGGCTGCTGGTTGGGTTTTGGATGCGGAATGTGACATTTTGAAGGAATTAGTGGAAAAGTATCCGAATTACACATTAACTTTTACAGGTCATTCTCTGGGGTCAGGTGTAGCGGCAATGTTGGCTCTAGTGGTAGTGCTGCGTCATGATAAATTGGGAAACATTGATAGAAGGAGGATCAGATGCTACGCAGTTGCACCTGCACGATGCATGTCACTTAATTTGGCTGTCAGATATGCAGATGTTATCAATTCTGTAGTGCTTCAG GATGATTTCTTGCCACGGACAGCCACGCCCTTGGAAGACATTTTCAAGTCACTTTTCTG tCTGCCCTGCCTACTATGTTTAAGGTGCATGAGAGATACTTGTATTCCGGATGAGAAAATGATCAAAGATCCGAGGAGACTGTATGCACCTGGCCGCCTGTATCACATTGTTGAAAGGAAGCCTTTCAG ATTGGGAAGAATCCCCCCAGTTGTGAGGACAGCGGTACCAGTAGATGGGCGGTTTGAGCATATAGTTCTTTCCTGTAATGCTACTTCTGATCATGCAATCATTTGGATAGAGAGAGAAGCCCAGAGGGCTATGGAT ATAATGGTAGAGAAAGATCATATCATGGAGATCCCAGCAAAGCAAAGGATGGAGCGGCAGGAGACTTTGGCCCGAGAACACAGTGAGGAGTACAGGGCTGCATTACAGAGGGCGGTTACACTCTCAGTTCCCCATGCCTATTCACCTTCCAAGTATGGAACTTTCGATGAGGTGGAAGAAGGAGAGGATTCGAATAGATCTAGCGGGGAATCTTCTTTTGGTTCTTCGAAGACAAGCAAGATAAGAGAGAACTGGGATGAATTGATTGAACGTCTTTTTGACAGAGATGTATCTGGTCACATGGCTCTCAAGAAATCACAAAGGGATGGATGA
- the LOC118060493 gene encoding probable prolyl 4-hydroxylase 12 isoform X3, giving the protein MASFVYLLLFMVLTTTQFSLCFGKSSRKELRNKEAHLETMIQFGSSIQTNWVDPSRVVTVSWQPRVFVYKGFLTDEECDHLISLGTKETSEGKDDDSGRIERNRLLSSSTSLLNMDDNILSRIEERVSAWTLLPKENSKPLQVMHYGIEDAKNNDYFGNKSAIISSEPLMATLVFYLSNVTQGGEIFFPKSEVKNKIWSDCTKISDSLRPIKGNAILFFTVHPNTSPDMGSSHSRCPILEGEMWYATKKFYLRAIKVFSDSDGSECTDEDENCPRWAALGECEKNPVYMIGSPDYFGTCRKSCNAC; this is encoded by the exons ATGGCTTCCTTTGTCTACCTTCTTCTCTTCATGGTGCTAACTACAACCCAATTCTCCCTCTGTTTCGGAAAGAG TAGCCGAAAGGAATTAAGGAACAAGGAGGCCCACCTTGAAACAATGATACAATTTGGAAGCTCAATTCAGACCAACTGGGTAGACCCATCAAGAGTTGTCACGGTCTCTTGGCAACCAAG GGTGTTCGTGTACAAAGGCTTTTTGACAGACGAGGAATGTGATCATCTTATTTCTTTG GGTACAAAAGAAACTTCTGAGGGAAAGGATGATGATTCAGggagaattgagagaaacagGCTACTTTCAAGCTCGACTTCTCTTCTAAACATGGAT GATAACATACTTTCAAGGATTGAAGAAAGAGTTTCAGCTTGGACTCTCCTTCCAAAAG AGAACAGCAAACCCCTGCAGGTCATGCATTATGGAATTGAAGATGCCAAAAACAACGATTATTTTGGTAACAAATCTGCAATCATTTCAAGCGAGCCTTTGATGGCAACTCTGGTTTTTTATCTCTCTAATGTCACCCAGGGTGGTGAGATATTCTTCCCTAAGTCAGAG GTTAAAAACAAGATTTGGTCTGATTGTACAAAGATTAGCGATTCCCTTCGACCGATTAAAGGGAATGCAATTCTGTTTTTCACAGTGCATCCTAATACATCTCCGGACATGGGTAGCTCCCATTCTAGATGCCCTATCCTTGAGGGCGAAATGTGGTACGCCaccaaaaagttttatttaagaGCCATTAAGGTCTTTTCTGACTCTGATGGAAGTGAATGCACCGATGAAGATGAAAATTGTCCAAGATGGGCTGCTCTCGGAGAATGCGAAAAGAACCCTGTGTATATGATTGGTTCCCCCGATTACTTTGGGACATGTAGGAAGAGTTGTAATGCTTGTTGA
- the LOC118060493 gene encoding probable prolyl 4-hydroxylase 12 isoform X2, with amino-acid sequence MASFVYLLLFMVLTTTQFSLCFGKSRKELRNKEAHLETMIQFGSSIQTNWVDPSRVVTVSWQPRVFVYKGFLTDEECDHLISLAQGTKETSEGKDDDSGRIERNRLLSSSTSLLNMDDNILSRIEERVSAWTLLPKENSKPLQVMHYGIEDAKNNDYFGNKSAIISSEPLMATLVFYLSNVTQGGEIFFPKSEVKNKIWSDCTKISDSLRPIKGNAILFFTVHPNTSPDMGSSHSRCPILEGEMWYATKKFYLRAIKVFSDSDGSECTDEDENCPRWAALGECEKNPVYMIGSPDYFGTCRKSCNAC; translated from the exons ATGGCTTCCTTTGTCTACCTTCTTCTCTTCATGGTGCTAACTACAACCCAATTCTCCCTCTGTTTCGGAAAGAG CCGAAAGGAATTAAGGAACAAGGAGGCCCACCTTGAAACAATGATACAATTTGGAAGCTCAATTCAGACCAACTGGGTAGACCCATCAAGAGTTGTCACGGTCTCTTGGCAACCAAG GGTGTTCGTGTACAAAGGCTTTTTGACAGACGAGGAATGTGATCATCTTATTTCTTTG GCACAGGGTACAAAAGAAACTTCTGAGGGAAAGGATGATGATTCAGggagaattgagagaaacagGCTACTTTCAAGCTCGACTTCTCTTCTAAACATGGAT GATAACATACTTTCAAGGATTGAAGAAAGAGTTTCAGCTTGGACTCTCCTTCCAAAAG AGAACAGCAAACCCCTGCAGGTCATGCATTATGGAATTGAAGATGCCAAAAACAACGATTATTTTGGTAACAAATCTGCAATCATTTCAAGCGAGCCTTTGATGGCAACTCTGGTTTTTTATCTCTCTAATGTCACCCAGGGTGGTGAGATATTCTTCCCTAAGTCAGAG GTTAAAAACAAGATTTGGTCTGATTGTACAAAGATTAGCGATTCCCTTCGACCGATTAAAGGGAATGCAATTCTGTTTTTCACAGTGCATCCTAATACATCTCCGGACATGGGTAGCTCCCATTCTAGATGCCCTATCCTTGAGGGCGAAATGTGGTACGCCaccaaaaagttttatttaagaGCCATTAAGGTCTTTTCTGACTCTGATGGAAGTGAATGCACCGATGAAGATGAAAATTGTCCAAGATGGGCTGCTCTCGGAGAATGCGAAAAGAACCCTGTGTATATGATTGGTTCCCCCGATTACTTTGGGACATGTAGGAAGAGTTGTAATGCTTGTTGA
- the LOC118060493 gene encoding probable prolyl 4-hydroxylase 12 isoform X1 — translation MASFVYLLLFMVLTTTQFSLCFGKSSRKELRNKEAHLETMIQFGSSIQTNWVDPSRVVTVSWQPRVFVYKGFLTDEECDHLISLAQGTKETSEGKDDDSGRIERNRLLSSSTSLLNMDDNILSRIEERVSAWTLLPKENSKPLQVMHYGIEDAKNNDYFGNKSAIISSEPLMATLVFYLSNVTQGGEIFFPKSEVKNKIWSDCTKISDSLRPIKGNAILFFTVHPNTSPDMGSSHSRCPILEGEMWYATKKFYLRAIKVFSDSDGSECTDEDENCPRWAALGECEKNPVYMIGSPDYFGTCRKSCNAC, via the exons ATGGCTTCCTTTGTCTACCTTCTTCTCTTCATGGTGCTAACTACAACCCAATTCTCCCTCTGTTTCGGAAAGAG TAGCCGAAAGGAATTAAGGAACAAGGAGGCCCACCTTGAAACAATGATACAATTTGGAAGCTCAATTCAGACCAACTGGGTAGACCCATCAAGAGTTGTCACGGTCTCTTGGCAACCAAG GGTGTTCGTGTACAAAGGCTTTTTGACAGACGAGGAATGTGATCATCTTATTTCTTTG GCACAGGGTACAAAAGAAACTTCTGAGGGAAAGGATGATGATTCAGggagaattgagagaaacagGCTACTTTCAAGCTCGACTTCTCTTCTAAACATGGAT GATAACATACTTTCAAGGATTGAAGAAAGAGTTTCAGCTTGGACTCTCCTTCCAAAAG AGAACAGCAAACCCCTGCAGGTCATGCATTATGGAATTGAAGATGCCAAAAACAACGATTATTTTGGTAACAAATCTGCAATCATTTCAAGCGAGCCTTTGATGGCAACTCTGGTTTTTTATCTCTCTAATGTCACCCAGGGTGGTGAGATATTCTTCCCTAAGTCAGAG GTTAAAAACAAGATTTGGTCTGATTGTACAAAGATTAGCGATTCCCTTCGACCGATTAAAGGGAATGCAATTCTGTTTTTCACAGTGCATCCTAATACATCTCCGGACATGGGTAGCTCCCATTCTAGATGCCCTATCCTTGAGGGCGAAATGTGGTACGCCaccaaaaagttttatttaagaGCCATTAAGGTCTTTTCTGACTCTGATGGAAGTGAATGCACCGATGAAGATGAAAATTGTCCAAGATGGGCTGCTCTCGGAGAATGCGAAAAGAACCCTGTGTATATGATTGGTTCCCCCGATTACTTTGGGACATGTAGGAAGAGTTGTAATGCTTGTTGA
- the LOC118060493 gene encoding probable prolyl 4-hydroxylase 12 isoform X4, whose amino-acid sequence MSFFAIFCLSSRKELRNKEAHLETMIQFGSSIQTNWVDPSRVVTVSWQPRVFVYKGFLTDEECDHLISLAQGTKETSEGKDDDSGRIERNRLLSSSTSLLNMDDNILSRIEERVSAWTLLPKENSKPLQVMHYGIEDAKNNDYFGNKSAIISSEPLMATLVFYLSNVTQGGEIFFPKSEVKNKIWSDCTKISDSLRPIKGNAILFFTVHPNTSPDMGSSHSRCPILEGEMWYATKKFYLRAIKVFSDSDGSECTDEDENCPRWAALGECEKNPVYMIGSPDYFGTCRKSCNAC is encoded by the exons ATGTCTTTCTTTGCAATTTTCTGCTTGAGTAGCCGAAAGGAATTAAGGAACAAGGAGGCCCACCTTGAAACAATGATACAATTTGGAAGCTCAATTCAGACCAACTGGGTAGACCCATCAAGAGTTGTCACGGTCTCTTGGCAACCAAG GGTGTTCGTGTACAAAGGCTTTTTGACAGACGAGGAATGTGATCATCTTATTTCTTTG GCACAGGGTACAAAAGAAACTTCTGAGGGAAAGGATGATGATTCAGggagaattgagagaaacagGCTACTTTCAAGCTCGACTTCTCTTCTAAACATGGAT GATAACATACTTTCAAGGATTGAAGAAAGAGTTTCAGCTTGGACTCTCCTTCCAAAAG AGAACAGCAAACCCCTGCAGGTCATGCATTATGGAATTGAAGATGCCAAAAACAACGATTATTTTGGTAACAAATCTGCAATCATTTCAAGCGAGCCTTTGATGGCAACTCTGGTTTTTTATCTCTCTAATGTCACCCAGGGTGGTGAGATATTCTTCCCTAAGTCAGAG GTTAAAAACAAGATTTGGTCTGATTGTACAAAGATTAGCGATTCCCTTCGACCGATTAAAGGGAATGCAATTCTGTTTTTCACAGTGCATCCTAATACATCTCCGGACATGGGTAGCTCCCATTCTAGATGCCCTATCCTTGAGGGCGAAATGTGGTACGCCaccaaaaagttttatttaagaGCCATTAAGGTCTTTTCTGACTCTGATGGAAGTGAATGCACCGATGAAGATGAAAATTGTCCAAGATGGGCTGCTCTCGGAGAATGCGAAAAGAACCCTGTGTATATGATTGGTTCCCCCGATTACTTTGGGACATGTAGGAAGAGTTGTAATGCTTGTTGA